Part of the Mangifera indica cultivar Alphonso chromosome 4, CATAS_Mindica_2.1, whole genome shotgun sequence genome, TGCTAATCATTTCAAGCTTGTAGCTATTTTGTTTCAAGAAAAAGATGAAGCTTCTGATATGCAAACTACTTCATCAGCTAGCTTTTAGCCAGGCCACCTTTAGAGTGAAAGAACGACAAATCATTCGCTATAGTAAAAAAGAAGTCACTTTCCAGGCCAATCACCTTTTTTGAGACACAGAGAAAGAACTAACAAGCCAACTACAAACACAAACACTCaacaaaaaaagggaaaaaacgATAgttgaaaaggaaataaaactTGACGCTTTAATCCCTTTTAACTCTCAAACAAAACAGAAATGGTTTACCTTGCCCTCTGGTTTTTCATGAAACTCGGTCCCTGTTTGAGAAATTTTGTGGTCTCACCAATAAGTGGCCACCCCATTGTCCCTTGTGGCAATCCTTTGCTTGCGTATATTATCTCATTCCATTTCAAGAGAGCAAAGCACAAACAGACGCTCAAAACCAACCCACATAATAATACCGCCAAGACCGCCATTGAAGCTACCTACAAGGCCTCGGAGACTCAGGAAACTGCTGCTGCAAATGGTGATATATGGCTAACTTCTGTCGGAGGTCTGTGTGTTAATATCAGACTCAATACACAGAGAGACAAACTTGAAAATGCTGTCCATGCATCAACCAAGTAATGTAATAAATGGCCTAACTTCCTCTTCGAAAACATCAACAGTTACTAAAAATGTGTATCTGTCATGTAATCTAGCATTCAATGTACCAAACAAATgatcttttcttctttattttcagCTGTTActacattaataataattaaaattataactacTTTCCATGTTTTATCCTACTTTTCTTAGGAAAACCAAGAGCCAATCTGTCAAACTTATGTTCTGTTGCATAAACAGACAGCTaaacttgtattattattattattattattattatttataatttctccaATATTTATCTTATgggtttagaaatttttttattttttaagtatatcttattcttttaaattttattaactaaaatgATGTTTGATTGAAATCTAAACAAATTCTCTTTTATCATTGTTCATGAGTTCTTTGTTGAGcccaagaaataaaaaaatttaaacttttatcttaaaattttggttttaagGGGTCACTgcctttataaaaaaaaatgataatattataattaaaacaaaattagttcttctatatgcatataaagaaatgaTTTGGCACtgtaatcaaaagaaaaatggttaaaacaaattatttgagAGAAAAGCATTATATTTCATAAATGAGATTATGGGTAAGTTCAAATTGGGTAAGTTCAAATtggttggatttgaatcaatGTTCAGTTCAAacgagttaaatttgaattaaagatttgATGGGTTTCAGTTTTGTGAACTCGTCGGTATGATTACATCAAAATTTGTCTAGTCAACTCAggttgattcttcttctttttcatctgTATTCTTCTCTTTTACTGCTTTTActtttctcttaattatttatGGTCTTCTTCCCTTCCATTATTGTTTAGAGAAAGTAACTTGAAAGAGAGAAAGTAGGGAAAAGTTATACGGATAAGAGGTAGGGTGTTCTCTTCTAGCACTGGACTGCCAGTCCTCGTTCTGATATCATATTGCATTTGTCTAGAAGAAAACTCTCACTTTTAAATACGATTTTAATTTCCTGGCGAAAGTGACGAAGCCATTGACTTTGTTGATTTGTAATTGCTTGCAGAATTTGCTGCAGCCAGAAACCACCATGTCAGTAACTCCCCACGTGCATTTGTTTACTGTCTGTCTCTTTTCATTCTGCCTGTAACTCTGTCCTCCTGCCCCTCTATCCATCTTTCTCtatcaaaaacacaaaaaataaaaaataaaaaacacccGAGGAGATCTTAAGTTTTCGTTTATTTAGTCTTATCAGCTATGTCTTGTTTGTCAGCAATCAGGcctcaaaaattaaattccgCCCCCTTCCCAATTTGACTAACGCACCAACCAACTCAAGCCTCTCTGGAAGATCCTaaattttcatgaattttaCGTGGGAAAATTTGGCGTTTGGATATAGAGAAAATGAGGGAAAATCGTAGACACTTGCACTCTTGACTTGAGTGTTGTTTCCCAATGGCTGCTTTAGTTTAAATATGGTATTAATAGGTAATCTCATGCTCTATTTAGGAATATTTTACAGCTTGGCTTGACTTGACTTTCTGGTTCTATCTATACTATTGTTGCAGCCAATTAACAAATAATACAACTGAATAAATTAGATTAAGTACAGCACCcagtaatttttataattgactCTCATTAATATGTAATATAGATTTTGCTATCATAATATGAAGTGATTGTTTCTTACCAAATCTACAGCATATTATAATAACAGTTAAATTACATATCGAGGATTCCATGAGTTAGAAAAACTGAcgaaaaattagaatttttaaaaagaaaatctgaCTTAGAGTTTCTATCATATTTATGAAACTCTGACTTACTAACGTTTAATgggagaaaatgaaatagatcaaactatttttaactagtattcaataatcaatcgaaattttatattcaagagATCGAAAtaagatatattgaattatgGATGTTCGAACTTTTTTTGATAAAGTTTggataaaattcaataataatacaATAGAACGATATGTAAATAGAAATTAAAGACTTATATTGATTTGGATACGCATTAAAAAATAGAGAATGTGTTGCATCTTTAtgaatcaatattaatattGGTTCTTGaataacataaatttgtatTCATGATGGTTGCTTGCCCTAATTTCCTGTAAATTGAACTTCCAATCAACAGTTCATTTAGAGTTGCTTGTATTCTCCCTTTCTAATATAGCTTCAACTACATGAAGCAACCCATCTCCTTTAGCACCTCATGGTCCTCAGGATGATCCTGGCTGcaagaattaaattaaaaaaaactagatGAATATTCAATcctccatatatatatatatatatggaatttTGCAGAAAGTAATTTGTATATGCATCTTACCACACATGAATGGACATTGTCACGGCCACACAATAGCTTCCCATTCAGTCTATCTACAGCTTCGAATGGACCTCCTCCACTGCTCCTCTGCATATTATCAACATTGATCAGTTTTAACATTTGCTGATTGAATGACATCACTGAGAAGAAAACTGTTACATACTTTGTAATAGTTCACAGCAACAAAGTTCGCCCACCGATTTCCAGCCTGCCCATAGCATGTGTTAAGCATATCAATCAAGTCCTCTGAATTTTCTACGCAACTTAGCTGCTTAAATGGAGCTGATCCGAAGTGGTTTACTAACACCAGAGACTTGGTTTTGTCATCGAGCTTCGCTGACTCTCCACGGTTGCTACAAACCCCGGGTTCGGTTCCATCATTCCCATCTGCAATTGTGATTAAATGAATTAACTTGATTGCTTTTACCATTAAAGCTAATGAAATTGACACAGATATATTCATGCATACACTGATTTTCAACCATGTAGTTCCACTGATAAGCTATGCCTTCGGTGTCTTGCTTAGACTTCTTTGAAGTGAAAACAAGAAGTCTTTGATTACTGGCAACCATGTCTTTTACTAATGGCCAATCTTGGCCATTTTGAGGCATCTTCGAAACTGGAAACCAGTATTTCATCAAACCCGATTCATTAAAAACTTTGGTTAATCCATTTGGGGTTTCGACATAGTCTTCTAAAATCAGTGTCACAATCTGAGATGGATTTGCAGACAAGAAGGCTTCTATCTCATTAAAAGCGTCTCTAGCAGGTTGCTGTCAAACAAACACAGTATAATTAACACAACTGAAATCAATATAACCTTGA contains:
- the LOC123213959 gene encoding PI-PLC X domain-containing protein At5g67130, with the protein product MAYLKTLLLVLTSLIFSVNTASADCSNGQCRLRDKCSSDSDCQAGLFCSSCALEYEDSRCVRSTATDPFKLVNNTMPFNKYAFLTTHNSFARTGKPRLAFPNQEDSIIQQLNNGVRALMLDTYDFKGDIWLCHSFNGKCFEFNAFQPARDAFNEIEAFLSANPSQIVTLILEDYVETPNGLTKVFNESGLMKYWFPVSKMPQNGQDWPLVKDMVASNQRLLVFTSKKSKQDTEGIAYQWNYMVENQYGNDGTEPGVCSNRGESAKLDDKTKSLVLVNHFGSAPFKQLSCVENSEDLIDMLNTCYGQAGNRWANFVAVNYYKRSSGGGPFEAVDRLNGKLLCGRDNVHSCVPGSS